GAGGCTTCGTGATGTCGTTGCAGCCCGACGCCCACAGCCAGGTTCTTTTGCCGCGCTACCTGCGCGGCGGTGAGCACGGCACGCACCCCCACCGCGTCGACGGCCACCGGCTTCTCCATGAAAATATGCTTGCCCGCCTCGACGGCAGCCGCAAAGTGTACGGGCCGGAAGCCAGGTGGCGTAGCCAGGATCACCAAGTCGACCCCCGCGCCCAGCACTTGCTTATAGGCGTCGAAGCCGACGAAGCGACGTTCCTCGGGGACGTCAATCCGATTGGCGATACCACCTTCTTTTTGCAGGCTCTGCAGGCTGCTTTCCAAGCGATCTTTAAAGGCGTCGCCGACTGCCACCAGCTTGACGTTTCCCTTGGTGTTCAATGCCTGACTGGCCGCTCCGGTGCCACGGCCGCCGCAACCGATCAGGCCGATCTTGATCGTATCGTCACTCGCCGCATGTGCCATGCGTGCCGGGCCGAGAGTCGCCGCCAGGCTCCCGCCTACTACGGCAACAGTCGACGACTTGAGAAACGTACGGCGCGAAGCGCTGGAGGGATCGTTGCTCGGGGCGTGCTCGGACATGTCCTGCTCTCCTTGAAAGTAATGGACGGTAGGCGGTCGGCATTCCGCAGCCAGGGTTGTTCGCAGTGCCTGACGGCACAGCCTATTGGCTACGATTTTGTTCGATTGTTAGGTGATTAATCCGTCGGGCTTCGACTCGTTGGCGTTCGATCGCGCTCTTCTGGCGGGGCATTTATTTCTGGGAAGCGTCTGGGGCGTATTTGACTTTCTCGGCTGCCGGCGGCTCGACCAGCGGACGCACGACGCGGAATCCCAGGAACAAGGCGTCAGTATAATACCAAATGCTCTGCGGAATCTGCGGATCTTGCTGCTTCCATTCCTTGGTCGACGCGCGTCGCGTGGCGCTACGCAGTGCCGTTGGGTCGTCATCCCACGATCCGCCGCGGACGCTGCGCGGTTCCACACGCGATGCCACGGCCAGCGGATTAGCTGCCAAGGTCCCCGCAGACTTGGCGTAGAAATCCGGCACGTATTGGTCGACGCACCACTCGGCCACGTTGCCGTGCATGTCGTGCAGACCCCAGGGATTGGGTTTCTTCTTGCCAACCGGGTGATAGGCTTCGTTGGCGTTGTCGTAGTACCAGGCGTAATCTCCCAGCTGATCGGCGTCATCACCGAACGAATAAACGGTTGTCGTGCCGGCTCGGCAGGCATATTCCCATTCTGCCTCGGTCGGCAGGCGGTAGTAATGCCCCGTCTTAGCGGACAGCCATTCGCAATAGGTCTTGGCGGCCAATTGCGTCATGCAGATCGCCGGAAAACCTTCTTTGCCCATGCCAAAGGTCATATCGGTATAGGGCTTCGTGGGGCGGGTGACCGCATCAGCCAGCTTATCGAATTCCGTAGCGGTGCCGCTTTCAACCTTGCGCCGTTGGATATCGAGGCTGAACATGAAGATCTCGTACTCGCCCCAGGTCACCTCGCACTTACCCATCCAAAATGGCGCGATCTCGACCTCGTGCTGCGGACCTTCGTCCTCCTTGCGGCCGGCCTCGCCGACGGGGCTTCCCATCAGAAACTTGCCCCCTTTGATCGGCACCAGGTCGAACTTGACGGGCGTGCCCGAAACGACCTGGGTGTACGGCTTCATACTGGCTTCGTCGTGGGCCACGGCCGCGGGATCCGTCGTGGCAGTCGCTGTCGAATCCTCGGCCAAGAGTATCGTTCGCGCGCCGCCCATGGCTACCAGACATACACAACCGGCCAGACAAAACACGAAATGTCGCCGAGCGAGGACTTGCCAAAGCATCTTCATCATGAGGAGGATAATCTGCGGGGTTCTTAAGAGGTAGTATTTAACGGCAGCCGTACTTCGTTCGTCGGCCGGCCGCGGACTTAATTGGTTAGGGCGTCCCTGGAATGCAAGCCGTGCGGCGGGTCAAAATGGTAGGTCGTCTCTCAATCGGCAGCAAGCGCTCGCCGACGCTACATCTTGCCGGCCGAACGACGACGACCGTCGGCGCCACTTTCGTCGGCGCCCTCATCGGAAGCGCCCTCCTTGTGGGTGCTGCGCCGCACCGGCTCATCGCCGCCGACAATTCTCGACTTGCGCGCTACGAATTCACCCAGGTCGAGATGGGCATGCAATTCAAGGTGCTATTGTATTCCGACGGGGACAAGGCCGCAAATCAGGCTGCGGCGGCCGCATTTCAGCGGATTCACGAGCTCAATGGCATCATGAGCGATTACGACCCGGCGAGCGAGTTATCGCGCCTCAGCGATACCGCTGGCAGCGGCCAGTCCGTGAAGGTCGGGCCCGATTTATGGAAGGTGCTATCCCGCGCCCAGGCCCTGGCCGAACAATCGGCCGGCGCCTTCGACATCACGGTAGGTGCCTATGTAAAGCTGTGGCGGCGCGCCCGCCGTGCCAAAGAGATGCCGGCGGCGGATCGCCTGGCCGAAGCGCGCACGACCGTCGGCTACAAATTTCTGCGGCTGGACGCAGAGGCACAGACCGTTGAACTGCTGCGTCCCGGCATGCGGCTCGACCTGGGCGGGATCGCCGTCGGCTATGCCATCGATGAAGCTTTGATCGTGCTCGCCCGGCAAGGTATTACCCGGGCATTGATCGACGGCAGCGGCGACATCGTCGTGGGCGATCCGCCACCAGGAGAAGCAGGCTGGCGCATCGGCGTTGCTCCGCTGGAAGCCAAGGATGGCCCACCCACCCGCTTTCTCACGTTGCACAACTGCGCGGTGACGACTTCCGGTGATGCCTGGCAATTTGTCGAGCTCGACGGCAAACGCTATTCGCACATCCTCGATCCACACACCGGGTTGGGGCTGACTGACCGTAGCCTCGTGATCGTCGTCGCGCACGATGGAATCTCGGCAGACAGCCTGACCAAAGCAGTGGCCGTCTTGGGACCAGGGCGCGGCCTGACGTTTCTCGACAAATACCCAAACGCCGCGGCACTCGTCGTGCGTCAGGTCGACGGCCAAACCAAAGTCGAAGAGACGCCCAACTTCAAAGATTTCGAAGCGAAGCCCTAGCGGCTAAATATCGCCGCCACGACCGCGCGGCTGTCGAATCACTCGTCCACGGACACGCGTTCCCTTTTCTGAGGCGGCTGTTGATGAAGGCCAATTGGCGCGCACCGCGTCGCATCGCTTGTTAGAATTGCCGGCCTGGGACTTCTCCGGCACGCCCTTTCGCAAGGATCATACTAATGCGATCGACGTATACGCGTCTCTTTGTAACCGCGTTTTCATTAGTCACTACTTCCTTGGTTTCCACGACCGCTCGCGCGGCCGAGCCGAGCCTTGTCGCAGCCGGTGGCGAGACCAAGAAGCTCGCTGGCGGCTTCCTCTTTACTGAGGGGCCTGCTTCGGACCGTGAAGGAAATGTCTTTTTCTCCGACATACCCAGAAGCCGCATCATGTGCTGGTCGACCGATGGAGTGCTTTCGACGTTTCGCGAGAACTCCGGCGGCTCGAACGGCCTGTGCTTCGACAAGCAGGGGAATCTGCTGGCCTGTGAAGGGGGCGCCCGACGCCTTACCTCGACCGCTCCCGATGGCAAGGTGACGGTGCTCGTCGACAACTATGAGGGCAAGAAATTCAACAGCCCGAACGATCTGTGGATCGATCCGCAAGGGGGCGTTTACTTCAGCGATCCGCGCTATGGAGGCATGGACGGCCTGGAGCTGCCCGGCTTCTACGTCTTTTATCTGGCGCCGGATCACAAGCAGCTGACGCGCGTCATCGACGATATGGTAAAGCCCAACGGCCTGGTCGGCAGCGCCGACGGCAAGCATCTCTACGTGACTGACGCCGGAGGGGGCAAGACCTACGTCTATGCGATCAAGCCTGACGGCTCGCTCGCCGATAAAAGGCTATTCGCCGAACAAGGCTCGGACGGCATGGCACGTGACGAACAGGGCAACATCTATCTCACCGATCGCGGCATCACGGTCTACAACGCCGCAGGGAAAAAGATCGAAACCATTGCAATCCCCGAAGGACCGGCCAATCTAAAATTCGGGGGCCCGGACAAGAAAACCCTCTTCGTCACGGCGCGCACCTCGCTGTATGCCGTGCCGATGAACGTGAAGGGGCAGTGAGCCCTGCCAACCGATTTGGATCCGCGACCGCTTACGATCGTGCCCCGGCTGCTTCGCCGCGCTCCCCGAAGCGTTCCAAAGCCAACTCCTTTAAGCCACGCAAATCGAGCTTGCCTGTGCCCAAAACGGGAATCGCGTCGACGTGACAAAAGCTGGCCGGCGACGGGATCCAGATATTCGGTAATCCCGCGGCTGCCAATCCCCGGCAGACTTCCTCGGGCGACATTGGCAGATCGGTATAAAGCACTACCAACCGTTCGCCGCGAGATGGATCAGGCACGCCCGTGACCGCGAATTTAACCTCGTCGGGATCGGCCGCGGTGACGGCTTGCAGCGTCTCTTCGACTTTGATGTGCGGTACCATCTCGCCGCCAATCTTCGAGAAACGGCTTTGCCGCCCGGTGATCTGAATGCATCCTTCGGGCGTCACCCGTCCGACATCGCCCGAATTGTACCAACCATCCTTGATCACCTTGGCCGTCAGGTCGGGCCGGTTCAGGTAGCCCTTCATCACGTTCGGGCCCTTGAACCACAGCACTCCCTCTTGCCCTGGGTTGAGTTCCTTTCCGGATTCCGGATCGACCACCTTTACGTGGACATCGGGGATCGGCATGCCGACGGTCCCTTCGGGCCAGCCGCGCTGTTCGGGCTTCGTGGCGCGTGACTTCGGTACGTGAAAGGCCACGATCGGCGACAATTCCGTAGTGCCGTACCCTTCGCCTGGCCGCACGCCGAACTTCTTTTCGAACGCTTCGGAAAGCTCGATCGGCAACTTCTCGGCGCCGGTCAGCACCATCTCGACCGAGGCAAAATCTTCGGGTTGGCAGCGTCTCAGATAATTGCGCAAGAACGTGGGAGCGGAAACAAGAATCGTGACGTGATTCTTGCGGCACATCTCGCCCACCTGCCGTGCTTCCAACGGGCTAGTGTGATAGGCACCCTTGGGATCGAGCGCCAGCGCCGTCCAGAGCGTGGTGGTGAAGCCGGTGGAATGAAAGAAGGGTAGAATCCCGGCAACACAATCTTCCGGCCGCAGCTGTAACAAATAATCGACGCACTCAACGTTCGACGCCACGTTACGCTGCGTGAGCATCACGCCCTTTGGTTCGCCGGTCGAACCCGACGTGAAAATAACGGTCAGCAGGTCGTCGTCTTTGATTTTGTCGAGGCCCAAGGTCTTTTCGAGCAAACCCAGCGGACAGGCGAAGGCCTGGAAGGCTGCTACCACCTTATCGGTCGTGGTCACCATCTGGCGGAAGTCTTCCAGGTACACCAATTCGGAGTCGATCTGCAAGTTGAAGCGTTCGAGCACTTTGCGGCTGGTCAACACGTGCTTGATGTTCGCCTGGCGAATGCACGAGTTCATCACTTCGGAGGACACCGTGTAATTTAGATTCACCGGCACGCGCCCGCACAGCGGTACAGCGATGTTGGCCAACACGGCGCCGGCCGACGGTGGGACAAGCAAGCCGACGAACTGTTCGTCAGGTCCGAGCACTTCCCGCAGCAACAGCCGGCGGAAAATCAACGTCCGCATCAGCAGGCTGCCGCCGTTCATGTCGACGCCGGTCGTATCGGCAATTTTCGGACGACGCATGTTGCGCCGGCACATGCGAACGAATTCGCGCGGCAAGATCATCGGCTCGGGCATGGGCTTTGGCTTATACACGGTCGAATATCCTTCGTGGTTCTGCGCCGTGCGAGCAACAGCCGCCGATGCGCTTGCCTGTACGAATTGGTTTGCCACACGACCAGGTGCGGGCCGATGCGCTTGGATTTGGTCTCTTGCCAAGTATCACAGCGCGAATTTGCTGGTGCCGTAGATCGATCGGAAAACACCCGGGAAACGTTGCAAAGCCGGCCGAGGCTTGGCGACGCACCCGACGCCCTGGCATGCCCTTTTGACACCTCCGCACCAAGAAGCGTCACATGGCTCCCAGACAAAGGCAATTGAAACACCGCCTCGGTCTGCTCACCCCCCGGCTATGAGGATACCTATTTCTGACTCGGCAAGGTAGGCGGACCGGTCGCTGCGGCGGGCGAAATCTGCAGCGAGCTTGCCAACGCCGCCCCGCTGGTTTTGAGCGACCGTCAAAAATACCCCAGCCAAAACAAGCCCCACGTGAGCAGGCCGGCATCGGTCAAGGCGTGCGACAGCCAGGCGGCATGGATTCCGCCCGGCCGCCGCGCCAACAAGCTCCACACGACCGCGATTAGCGCTAGAGCCACAAACAGCAGTCCGTATGCCAACCCGGCGACGCCCGGCATGGCGGCAAAGATGAACAGGTGCATGGCGGCAAACGCCGCCGCGCTGACGACAATGCCCGCGACGTTGCCGAGACGTTTCGACAGTTCGCGGTCGAGCCAGACCCGAAAGTGAAGCTCCTCAAGTCCGGAGTTGATCGCCGTCAGGAACACCACGACGGCCACCGCACGCCAGGGTGTTATGTGAAATCGCGCGTCGATATCTTGCCGCAGCCTGGTCACGTCCAGATTCAACTGTGCCGCGAGCCAAGGAATGCAAAACGCCGCCGCACCCACCGATAGCGCCGCAAGGCAAACCGCCAGCCCCCAGGTCATGGGTCGGGGCCACGGTTCGTCGATCGGCCACAACGACGCCAGCCCACGTCGACCTTCGACCGAACGTCGCCACCAGACAGGTCCGCCGACCTGGAAAATCTTGTAGCTCGACTGCGCCACGTAGTTGTGCGCAAACCAGGCGAGCCCTATGACCTTGGCGGCAAAGGGAGATGCCGCCAGCAGTATCAACAACCAGATCATTTTTCGCTGCTGTCCTCTGCACACACCGGCTGAGCACGCCACCGGCGGGCATTGCCGTGCATTTGGTTATGCGGATCGCGACGATTTATACGGCTAGGCGAGCCCCTTGCCGCGCCCAAGACGACCTAAAATTGGATGACTTGAGGGCGCGGACCACAGAGAGCATTCGTCTGCCGTGGGTTGCCCGATGTATCGCATGCGGAGGCCGGATTATGCGGCAAATCAGTTCGTTCCTATTCGGCGTGATGGCGGGCGGGGCGTTGGTCTTTTTCGCCCAGCGCTACCACGTCGTACGCACCGACCACGGATTCGAGACCATTCCCAAACTTTCGTCGGGCTTCGACGAAACCTATGTCGACGTGCGCGACTTCCAGGCTCCTGATTGGGATAAACATCGGGCCTTAGCCGCCGCCATCGTGCAAGCCAAGAAAGAACACATTCTGAACGATTCGGCCAGCGAACAAACGCGCCAGGGCGTCGGCTATTTCGTCGATCAGCTGAAACACTTGCGCGACGGTTAACCGCAGGTCATTCCCAACGGCCACGGCACGGATGGGCCTTCTGACCGTACATTCGGCCCGTCCCTCAGATTCGGACCACGCCGGTTCATACCGCCCTGGGCTCCAGGCCGCAAGTGAGCCGCGGTTCGTCGTACCTATCGACGGTGCAACTTAGAGCGATCGTGCGCCTGTGGTCGCCGGGTGCCGTCCGTTCCATCCGTACGGTCCCTTTGCACGGCGCGCACGCTAGGAGCCGCACAAATCCGTCGCCGCGGGCCAGGGCTGAATTCTTGTCCTGGTCTGGCACGATGTACTCTGGGATGCGCGCGATTGCGACGGTCGCGACTCGACTCGTGTTCCCGGGACGGAGAAATGCAGGGTCATGGAATTCAACCGCAACCACTATTTTTTGGCCGGGTTGGTGATCCTGTTCTTGGGCATTCAGATGCGGATGGTCGACTCGTTCATTCTGTCGAGTGAGAGCACACGGTTTCTGGCCAGCCGCTTTCCGAATGCCAAGGGAGCCACGATCGCCAACATGGCTCCGGCCGGCAGTTCGTCCGGACCACGGAAGACATTTCGCCCGCCCGAGTGGATTGGCTGGGCCTTGATCTCGGCAGGTTCGGTGTTGGTGCTGCACAGTTTGGCTATGCCTCGTCCGGCCGGATGACGTAGCTGGCAGCAGATCGACGACCATTCCGTCGGGCGATGGGCTGCAGGCTGCGCACCCGAAGTCGCCCGGCGGCAAATCGACGCGCCTCCGCACCTGGCCCGGTCTGGCGCCAATGCGCTTGACACCCCCCGACTGCGGCATAACATAGATGTTGGACGACGTGTAACATCGCTAGTTTTCCGTCGCGGAATTCGCGGTTTCGTCACCAGGACCGATTCCGGAATGTGTCCTGCGCTTGCCCCTGATGGGATGTTTGTGTTATTGCTTTACCCTTCGTGACAGTCGCTCGGAGACCGTCCGCTTCGCGATACAGGGGAGAATACGTTCGATGGCCACACTCCGCCACCTAGAGCTCACGGACGTCGGCGATGTCACAGTCGTTCGATTGACCGATAGAAAAGTTGTCGACGAAACCAATATCCAGGAATTGGGGCGGGAACTGTTTGCGCTGGTTGAAGAAGATCAGCGCAAGAACCTGCTACTCAATTTTTCCGCTGTCGGCTTTTTGTCCAGCTCGGCCTTGGGCAAGTTGATTACGCTTGATAAGAAGGTCAAGGCGCACGGCGGCAAACTAAAGCTCAGTAACATTCGTC
The sequence above is drawn from the Pirellulales bacterium genome and encodes:
- a CDS encoding SUMF1/EgtB/PvdO family nonheme iron enzyme; this encodes MMKMLWQVLARRHFVFCLAGCVCLVAMGGARTILLAEDSTATATTDPAAVAHDEASMKPYTQVVSGTPVKFDLVPIKGGKFLMGSPVGEAGRKEDEGPQHEVEIAPFWMGKCEVTWGEYEIFMFSLDIQRRKVESGTATEFDKLADAVTRPTKPYTDMTFGMGKEGFPAICMTQLAAKTYCEWLSAKTGHYYRLPTEAEWEYACRAGTTTVYSFGDDADQLGDYAWYYDNANEAYHPVGKKKPNPWGLHDMHGNVAEWCVDQYVPDFYAKSAGTLAANPLAVASRVEPRSVRGGSWDDDPTALRSATRRASTKEWKQQDPQIPQSIWYYTDALFLGFRVVRPLVEPPAAEKVKYAPDASQK
- a CDS encoding CPBP family intramembrane glutamic endopeptidase — translated: MIWLLILLAASPFAAKVIGLAWFAHNYVAQSSYKIFQVGGPVWWRRSVEGRRGLASLWPIDEPWPRPMTWGLAVCLAALSVGAAAFCIPWLAAQLNLDVTRLRQDIDARFHITPWRAVAVVVFLTAINSGLEELHFRVWLDRELSKRLGNVAGIVVSAAAFAAMHLFIFAAMPGVAGLAYGLLFVALALIAVVWSLLARRPGGIHAAWLSHALTDAGLLTWGLFWLGYF
- a CDS encoding FAD:protein FMN transferase, giving the protein MGAAPHRLIAADNSRLARYEFTQVEMGMQFKVLLYSDGDKAANQAAAAAFQRIHELNGIMSDYDPASELSRLSDTAGSGQSVKVGPDLWKVLSRAQALAEQSAGAFDITVGAYVKLWRRARRAKEMPAADRLAEARTTVGYKFLRLDAEAQTVELLRPGMRLDLGGIAVGYAIDEALIVLARQGITRALIDGSGDIVVGDPPPGEAGWRIGVAPLEAKDGPPTRFLTLHNCAVTTSGDAWQFVELDGKRYSHILDPHTGLGLTDRSLVIVVAHDGISADSLTKAVAVLGPGRGLTFLDKYPNAAALVVRQVDGQTKVEETPNFKDFEAKP
- a CDS encoding STAS domain-containing protein; the protein is MATLRHLELTDVGDVTVVRLTDRKVVDETNIQELGRELFALVEEDQRKNLLLNFSAVGFLSSSALGKLITLDKKVKAHGGKLKLSNIRPEIYEVFAITKLNKLFEIKDDEAEALAAFA
- a CDS encoding AMP-binding protein translates to MYKPKPMPEPMILPREFVRMCRRNMRRPKIADTTGVDMNGGSLLMRTLIFRRLLLREVLGPDEQFVGLLVPPSAGAVLANIAVPLCGRVPVNLNYTVSSEVMNSCIRQANIKHVLTSRKVLERFNLQIDSELVYLEDFRQMVTTTDKVVAAFQAFACPLGLLEKTLGLDKIKDDDLLTVIFTSGSTGEPKGVMLTQRNVASNVECVDYLLQLRPEDCVAGILPFFHSTGFTTTLWTALALDPKGAYHTSPLEARQVGEMCRKNHVTILVSAPTFLRNYLRRCQPEDFASVEMVLTGAEKLPIELSEAFEKKFGVRPGEGYGTTELSPIVAFHVPKSRATKPEQRGWPEGTVGMPIPDVHVKVVDPESGKELNPGQEGVLWFKGPNVMKGYLNRPDLTAKVIKDGWYNSGDVGRVTPEGCIQITGRQSRFSKIGGEMVPHIKVEETLQAVTAADPDEVKFAVTGVPDPSRGERLVVLYTDLPMSPEEVCRGLAAAGLPNIWIPSPASFCHVDAIPVLGTGKLDLRGLKELALERFGERGEAAGARS
- a CDS encoding SMP-30/gluconolactonase/LRE family protein: MRSTYTRLFVTAFSLVTTSLVSTTARAAEPSLVAAGGETKKLAGGFLFTEGPASDREGNVFFSDIPRSRIMCWSTDGVLSTFRENSGGSNGLCFDKQGNLLACEGGARRLTSTAPDGKVTVLVDNYEGKKFNSPNDLWIDPQGGVYFSDPRYGGMDGLELPGFYVFYLAPDHKQLTRVIDDMVKPNGLVGSADGKHLYVTDAGGGKTYVYAIKPDGSLADKRLFAEQGSDGMARDEQGNIYLTDRGITVYNAAGKKIETIAIPEGPANLKFGGPDKKTLFVTARTSLYAVPMNVKGQ
- a CDS encoding Gfo/Idh/MocA family oxidoreductase; amino-acid sequence: MSEHAPSNDPSSASRRTFLKSSTVAVVGGSLAATLGPARMAHAASDDTIKIGLIGCGGRGTGAASQALNTKGNVKLVAVGDAFKDRLESSLQSLQKEGGIANRIDVPEERRFVGFDAYKQVLGAGVDLVILATPPGFRPVHFAAAVEAGKHIFMEKPVAVDAVGVRAVLTAAQVARQKNLAVGVGLQRHHEASYIETIKRLQDGAIGDIIATRAYWNGAGVWVHPKTEGQSEMEYQMRNWYYFNWLCGDHIVEQHIHNLDVINWLKRGYPVKAEGMGGRQVRTGKEYGEIFDHHAVEFEYADGSRLSSYCRHIPNCWDSVSEHAHGSHGTADLGAGRIKVRG